One Paenibacillus crassostreae DNA segment encodes these proteins:
- a CDS encoding carbohydrate ABC transporter permease, with the protein MVVKTLARFRAPKKLNRSFTVSFLLFVILALFGSFMMLPLIYAVNNAFKPLDELFIFPPRFFVNNPTSDNFTDLVALMGNSWVPLSRYITNTLLITIIGTVGHILLASAAAYPLSKYKFFGSKTLFSIVVLSLMFSGHVTATPNYMVISWLGWINTHAAIIVPSLAFPLGLFLMKQFMEQIPDALLEAAKIDGASEYRIFWSIVMPNVKPAWLTLLILQFPALWGTDGGNFIYSENLKTLHYALGQIIQGGIARAGVGAAVALILMVVPITLFVISQSSVIQTMATSGMKE; encoded by the coding sequence ATGGTCGTAAAAACGCTAGCTCGTTTCCGAGCTCCTAAAAAGCTGAATCGATCATTTACAGTCAGCTTTTTACTATTCGTTATTCTTGCCTTGTTCGGTTCATTTATGATGCTACCGTTAATTTATGCCGTGAATAATGCCTTTAAGCCACTAGATGAATTGTTTATATTTCCACCACGATTTTTTGTGAATAATCCGACCTCGGACAACTTTACTGATTTAGTTGCACTCATGGGGAATTCGTGGGTACCGCTTTCTCGATATATAACCAATACGCTGCTCATTACTATCATTGGTACTGTTGGTCATATTTTACTAGCATCTGCAGCAGCATATCCACTATCTAAATACAAATTTTTTGGTTCGAAAACACTCTTTTCAATTGTTGTATTGTCATTAATGTTTTCAGGGCATGTCACAGCGACACCTAACTACATGGTGATTTCATGGCTGGGGTGGATCAATACACATGCCGCGATCATCGTGCCTTCATTGGCATTTCCATTAGGCCTGTTTTTGATGAAGCAATTTATGGAGCAAATTCCAGATGCATTATTGGAAGCGGCTAAAATTGATGGAGCGAGTGAGTATCGAATTTTTTGGAGTATTGTGATGCCAAATGTAAAACCGGCTTGGTTAACCCTACTTATTCTTCAGTTTCCTGCACTTTGGGGTACTGATGGAGGGAACTTTATCTATAGCGAAAACTTAAAGACGCTTCATTACGCACTTGGTCAGATTATTCAAGGGGGAATTGCACGTGCAGGTGTTGGAGCAGCAGTTGCACTAATTCTAATGGTTGTTCCAATCACGCTATTTGTCATCTCGCAAAGCAGCGTCATTCAAACGATGGCGACATCAGGGATGAAAGAGTAG
- a CDS encoding extracellular solute-binding protein: MLNKNRLLMMLCLVFVLVISACSGNSTSGNSANNGAPEQSSEPVVTDVVPSEDVEVVNENPNATPEMDFDMGGRTLKVVSWWDMTIGEDNPDSIQRKENLEALKAKHNFNIEYVAIDYGEYQSKVVASLMAGEPLGDIVRLGKTYTVPTLVKQDLLWPIDEYTTNANVFNQKTTNEYMQYEGKGYGFTEDQSSFIAGVYYNRTLMNQQGLKGLQDYVNEDNWNWETFIQVAKEANKDTNNDGKLDIWGLSQGGLLEQALYSNEAGLTNGGEQSLEDPKTLEALNFISSLATGQFIRPTEGGDWTEPSQFFRQGNTLMYVGAGYEVEGIKTDMADYDIGFVPFPKGPSASAYHTGEALYQALTIPKSVENPEQIMYIWEKINDIESMYDYPSQATLESNYTNEDDINNARIAADGMVVLDHNTFPSFPYWDFLGELTTGNSVSSVVEKYKATLQSAIDEIYK, translated from the coding sequence ATGTTAAATAAAAATAGGTTGTTAATGATGCTGTGTCTTGTATTTGTTTTAGTAATATCTGCTTGTAGCGGGAATTCAACAAGTGGTAATTCAGCAAATAATGGTGCTCCTGAACAATCAAGTGAGCCAGTGGTAACAGATGTTGTACCGAGTGAAGATGTTGAAGTAGTTAATGAGAACCCAAATGCAACACCTGAAATGGATTTTGATATGGGTGGAAGAACGCTTAAAGTTGTTTCATGGTGGGATATGACCATTGGAGAAGATAACCCAGACAGTATCCAACGTAAAGAGAATTTAGAAGCATTAAAGGCAAAACATAATTTCAATATTGAATATGTCGCTATTGATTATGGCGAGTATCAATCGAAGGTCGTTGCATCGCTGATGGCAGGGGAGCCACTTGGCGATATTGTCAGGTTAGGTAAAACATATACGGTTCCAACATTGGTTAAACAAGATTTACTTTGGCCGATTGATGAGTATACAACCAATGCGAATGTCTTTAATCAAAAGACAACTAATGAGTATATGCAGTATGAAGGTAAGGGTTACGGTTTTACTGAAGATCAAAGCTCCTTTATAGCAGGTGTTTATTACAACCGTACACTTATGAATCAACAAGGATTGAAGGGGCTTCAAGATTACGTGAATGAAGATAATTGGAATTGGGAGACATTCATTCAAGTAGCGAAAGAAGCTAATAAAGATACAAATAATGATGGAAAGCTTGATATTTGGGGATTATCTCAAGGTGGTCTACTAGAGCAAGCACTATATTCCAACGAAGCAGGGCTGACTAATGGAGGTGAACAGAGTTTAGAAGATCCAAAAACATTAGAAGCATTGAACTTTATATCTAGTCTAGCTACAGGACAATTTATACGTCCTACCGAAGGTGGGGATTGGACAGAACCTAGTCAATTTTTCCGTCAAGGTAACACATTAATGTATGTAGGTGCTGGTTATGAAGTTGAGGGTATAAAAACAGATATGGCTGATTATGATATCGGTTTTGTTCCATTCCCTAAAGGTCCAAGTGCTTCCGCATATCATACAGGTGAAGCATTATACCAAGCCTTAACCATTCCGAAATCAGTTGAAAATCCTGAACAAATCATGTATATATGGGAAAAAATCAACGATATTGAATCTATGTATGATTATCCATCTCAAGCTACATTAGAGAGTAACTATACAAATGAGGATGACATCAATAATGCACGCATTGCAGCAGACGGAATGGTGGTTCTTGACCATAACACATTCCCCTCCTTCCCTTATTGGGATTTCCTTGGTGAGTTAACTACAGGAAATTCAGTATCTTCTGTTGTTGAAAAGTATAAAGCAACGCTTCAGTCAGCAATTGATGAAATTTATAAATAG
- a CDS encoding carbohydrate ABC transporter permease codes for MQVGTTNQTVESSIQTMKESRWTKAMKEFKKNKHYYFMMSPYMIIFFTFTVIPVVFSLVLSFFYFNMLEFPRFIGWQNYSRLFLNDDVFMIALKNTFLFAIITGPVSYIACFIFAWIINELSPKIRAFMTLVFYAPSISGNVFFIWLIIFSGDSYGYLNGFLMKVGIILEPIQWLADEKYILAIVMIVQLWLSLGTSFLAFIAGLQTIDQSLVEAAAMDGIKNRWQELWFITLPSMRPQLMFGAVMQITASFAVAEVSIALAGFPSVNYAAHTVVTHLMDYGTIRFEMGYASTIATVLFGMMIGTNIITQKLLRKIGE; via the coding sequence ATGCAAGTCGGAACTACGAATCAAACCGTAGAGAGTTCTATCCAAACGATGAAAGAATCGCGATGGACTAAAGCTATGAAGGAGTTCAAGAAAAATAAGCATTACTATTTTATGATGAGTCCGTACATGATTATTTTCTTTACATTTACCGTCATACCCGTAGTGTTTTCTTTAGTGTTAAGTTTCTTCTATTTTAATATGCTCGAATTTCCACGATTTATAGGCTGGCAGAATTATTCGAGATTGTTCCTGAATGATGATGTCTTTATGATCGCATTAAAAAACACATTTTTATTTGCGATTATCACGGGACCAGTAAGCTATATTGCCTGTTTTATTTTTGCATGGATTATTAATGAGCTCTCACCGAAGATTCGTGCATTTATGACCTTGGTATTCTATGCACCTTCGATTTCAGGAAATGTGTTCTTTATCTGGTTAATCATATTTTCAGGTGATAGTTATGGATATCTAAATGGATTTCTAATGAAAGTTGGTATCATTCTTGAACCGATTCAATGGCTAGCCGATGAAAAATATATTCTCGCTATCGTTATGATCGTACAGCTATGGTTAAGCTTAGGAACAAGTTTCTTAGCTTTTATTGCGGGATTACAGACGATTGATCAATCGCTTGTTGAAGCTGCAGCTATGGACGGCATCAAAAATAGATGGCAAGAGCTATGGTTTATAACACTACCATCGATGAGACCACAACTGATGTTCGGTGCAGTCATGCAAATCACTGCATCGTTCGCAGTAGCTGAAGTGTCTATTGCACTCGCTGGATTTCCTAGTGTCAACTATGCAGCACATACAGTTGTAACGCATCTTATGGATTACGGAACGATTCGTTTTGAGATGGGTTATGCATCCACAATCGCAACGGTACTGTTTGGAATGATGATTGGGACGAATATAATTACGCAAAAGCTATTGAGAAAGATAGGTGAGTAA
- a CDS encoding YIP1 family protein has protein sequence MSTWSKELIKYPFNLITHPFNGFWDLKYENNKKDNLFISFVVLFLLVITNILHSQYSGFLVHIYNPKGMNSIMEIVYVVVPVLFWSIANWSLTTLMDGEGKFVEIFNSTCFALIPLVIINFPWIWLSNVIALEETTFYYFSTSFAVLWFVFLLFVGNMTIHQYTPFKAIVTMLLTVVAMGFMAFLCLLFFSLVQQIISFVSVIYQEIVMRN, from the coding sequence TTGTCAACATGGAGTAAAGAGCTGATTAAATACCCATTTAATCTCATTACCCATCCCTTTAACGGCTTTTGGGACCTAAAATACGAGAACAACAAAAAGGATAATTTATTCATTTCATTTGTTGTGTTGTTCTTATTAGTTATAACAAATATTTTACACAGTCAATACAGTGGCTTTCTAGTTCATATCTACAATCCCAAAGGCATGAACAGCATCATGGAGATTGTATATGTCGTTGTACCTGTATTATTTTGGAGTATTGCTAATTGGTCACTTACAACGTTAATGGATGGTGAAGGTAAATTTGTTGAAATATTCAATTCAACATGTTTTGCATTGATTCCACTTGTCATTATCAATTTTCCATGGATTTGGCTGAGTAATGTGATCGCGTTGGAAGAGACAACCTTTTATTACTTTTCAACAAGTTTTGCTGTTTTATGGTTTGTATTCCTTTTGTTTGTAGGGAATATGACCATACATCAATATACACCCTTCAAGGCAATTGTAACGATGCTTTTGACGGTTGTAGCAATGGGATTCATGGCTTTCCTTTGTTTATTATTTTTCAGCTTGGTGCAGCAGATTATATCTTTCGTATCCGTTATTTATCAAGAAATTGTCATGAGGAATTAG
- a CDS encoding extracellular solute-binding protein produces MNIRKKNYVILFIVLTLIVTSIFIFSPSSSSKNHQALAMSHFAAITDSEGDGYDQYLNQYISAKRPAEVIRIEGEDFLETVGEGFEIVDQYEGLAGQAVITPETGSITWNLQLEQVGLYNIRVHYYPIEGKSSAIEREFTINQEVPFRGADILMFDRVWGNLSDEIKQDDRGNDLRPRQVEKPKWQIADFIDGEGYYEEPYLFYFEKGKQTISLNALREPMAIDYIELYQEKELLTYVQLNNEYDSNGVQPTSDQYIVAQAEDANYKSSPTLYPLTDRSSSSVEPYHVSKLKINTIGGVNWKLPGQWIEWEVEVEEDGLYQIGLKRKQDQLRGIYATRSLMIDGEYPFEEMKRIHFNYKTDWQMDVLGEDEPYLFHLNKGTHNIRLMVSLGDIAPLLRTIESSVLQLNDMYRKILMITSNSPDPYRDYQLEKRIPDMLDVLSEQAEIIQSVADYLEQMTGERSDKVSALHSLVHQLNDMVEYPDTIAKRLKTFKLNVGSLGTWILTVKEQPLTLDYLVVSSPNVQLPKANASVLDEVKHEAGALLASYTEDYDSIGNTKESDRSITVWVTTGRDQAQVLKGLIDETFTPDTDISVQLRLVAGNILLPATLANEGPDVAMQVGEDVPINYALRNAAADLTQFDDYDEVTTRFRNSALVPYQYNDGLYALPEQQTFPMLFYRSDILQELDLEPPKTWQDVYNMISVLQKHNLEFYLPLDNPTNNASIVPNATFAMLLYQNGGAFYNENGTRSLFDSEVSMEMFKKWSQFYTNYKFPLQADFPNRFRTGEMPIGIADYTTYNALTVMAPEIRGLWDFTIVPGTVREDGTINHQVASSTSAVMMLENAEDKESAWEFLKWWTSKETQIQYGREMEGLMGEAARYPTANIEALKELPWPVKDYVHLESQWQWVEGIPQVPGGYFTGRHLDNAFRKVVNGNENPREALSDYILYINDEIAIKRKEFNLPY; encoded by the coding sequence TTGAATATTAGAAAAAAGAACTACGTGATCCTCTTCATAGTTCTTACCTTAATCGTAACATCTATATTTATTTTTAGTCCTTCAAGTTCATCGAAAAATCATCAAGCTTTAGCTATGAGCCACTTTGCTGCAATAACTGATTCTGAAGGTGATGGTTATGATCAATATTTGAATCAATACATATCTGCAAAACGACCAGCCGAGGTTATTCGCATTGAGGGAGAAGACTTCCTTGAAACGGTTGGGGAAGGTTTTGAAATTGTTGATCAATATGAGGGATTAGCTGGTCAGGCAGTGATTACACCGGAAACAGGATCTATTACTTGGAACCTTCAACTCGAACAGGTAGGGCTATATAATATCAGAGTTCATTACTACCCCATTGAAGGGAAGAGCTCTGCGATTGAAAGAGAGTTTACTATAAATCAAGAGGTACCGTTTAGAGGTGCAGATATTCTGATGTTTGATCGCGTATGGGGCAATTTAAGCGATGAAATTAAGCAGGACGACAGAGGGAACGATCTTCGCCCAAGACAAGTGGAGAAACCTAAGTGGCAAATAGCAGATTTTATTGATGGTGAGGGTTATTATGAAGAACCGTATTTATTCTATTTTGAAAAAGGTAAACAAACGATTTCTTTGAATGCGTTAAGAGAACCAATGGCCATTGATTACATTGAGCTCTATCAGGAAAAGGAACTATTAACGTACGTGCAATTAAATAATGAATACGATTCAAATGGGGTTCAGCCAACTTCGGACCAATATATTGTTGCTCAAGCAGAGGATGCTAACTACAAATCATCCCCTACGTTATATCCACTTACGGATAGATCTAGTTCTTCTGTTGAGCCATATCATGTGTCTAAGCTTAAAATCAATACAATTGGAGGAGTCAATTGGAAACTCCCGGGTCAGTGGATAGAATGGGAAGTTGAAGTAGAGGAAGATGGATTGTATCAAATTGGTTTAAAACGGAAGCAAGATCAGCTAAGAGGGATATATGCAACTCGGAGCTTAATGATTGATGGAGAGTATCCTTTCGAAGAAATGAAACGAATTCATTTTAATTATAAGACCGATTGGCAGATGGATGTATTAGGTGAAGATGAACCCTATTTATTCCATTTAAATAAAGGGACACACAATATACGATTAATGGTTTCGCTCGGTGACATTGCACCATTACTTCGAACGATCGAATCTAGTGTGCTACAGCTTAATGATATGTATCGCAAGATACTGATGATTACGTCTAATTCACCTGACCCATATCGAGATTATCAATTGGAAAAACGAATTCCAGACATGCTAGATGTGTTATCTGAACAAGCAGAAATCATTCAAAGTGTAGCAGACTATCTTGAACAAATGACAGGCGAACGTAGTGATAAAGTATCTGCCTTACACTCTCTTGTTCATCAATTGAACGATATGGTGGAATATCCTGACACGATTGCAAAAAGGTTAAAAACGTTCAAACTCAATGTCGGAAGTTTAGGCACATGGATACTAACCGTGAAAGAACAACCGCTTACGCTAGATTATTTGGTCGTATCTTCTCCTAATGTACAGCTTCCTAAAGCTAACGCTTCTGTACTTGATGAAGTGAAGCATGAGGCAGGTGCATTGCTAGCTTCGTATACAGAAGACTATGACAGCATTGGAAATACGAAAGAAAGTGACCGTTCAATTACAGTCTGGGTTACTACTGGCCGAGACCAAGCTCAAGTATTGAAGGGGTTAATCGATGAAACATTTACGCCTGATACAGACATTTCCGTACAGCTTAGGCTAGTTGCCGGTAATATATTGCTGCCTGCTACGCTTGCTAATGAAGGTCCAGATGTAGCTATGCAAGTTGGCGAGGATGTGCCGATCAATTATGCGCTACGTAATGCTGCAGCCGATTTGACGCAATTTGACGATTATGACGAAGTCACTACACGGTTCCGAAATAGCGCTCTAGTGCCTTATCAATACAATGATGGGTTATATGCATTACCAGAGCAGCAAACATTCCCCATGCTGTTCTATCGTAGTGACATTTTGCAAGAACTTGACCTAGAACCACCAAAGACGTGGCAAGATGTTTACAATATGATCTCCGTATTGCAAAAGCATAATCTGGAGTTCTATTTACCGCTTGATAATCCAACGAATAATGCAAGCATTGTACCAAACGCAACTTTTGCGATGCTGCTTTATCAAAACGGCGGAGCTTTTTATAATGAAAACGGAACAAGAAGTTTATTTGATTCCGAGGTTTCTATGGAAATGTTTAAGAAGTGGTCACAATTCTACACCAACTACAAGTTCCCACTACAAGCTGATTTTCCTAATCGATTCCGTACGGGTGAAATGCCAATTGGCATTGCAGATTATACCACTTATAACGCATTAACGGTCATGGCGCCTGAAATCCGAGGTTTATGGGACTTTACAATCGTTCCGGGTACGGTTCGAGAGGATGGTACGATCAATCATCAAGTAGCGAGCTCAACGAGTGCTGTGATGATGCTTGAGAATGCTGAAGATAAGGAATCTGCATGGGAGTTTTTGAAATGGTGGACGTCCAAAGAAACGCAAATTCAATATGGACGTGAAATGGAAGGATTGATGGGTGAAGCAGCACGATATCCAACCGCGAATATTGAAGCACTAAAAGAATTGCCATGGCCAGTTAAAGATTATGTACATCTTGAAAGTCAGTGGCAATGGGTTGAGGGGATTCCACAAGTCCCTGGTGGATATTTTACAGGTAGACATTTGGATAATGCATTTAGAAAAGTGGTAAACGGGAATGAGAATCCTCGAGAAGCTTTATCTGATTATATTTTGTATATAAATGATGAAATCGCCATTAAACGGAAAGAGTTCAATTTACCTTATTAG